AGGGGCGCGAATGTCTTTACAGTGTCACTATTCTGTTTATGGAATGTAAAAATCAACAAGATACAAAATAGTGGAAAAAGCACGGCAACTTTTCTTTGTATTCTGCGTCTTATTGGATGTAACACACGACAGTCGGGCTTGCAGTTCCCACAGTTCCGGCTTCCAATATCCGCAACAAAAGAACTCCCCACCACAATGTAAGGCTCCCAGAGTATCGGGAGCCTTCACTCCTTTTGGTCGGGATTTTTCGGTTTTAGTCGGTCTGCGTTCGCAGGCTTCAGGTCAGGCGAAGCCTATCTTGCGGTCGAGGGCCATGGCTCCAGCGCCGTAGAAGATCAGCATGATGGCCAGGGCGGCCAGGGCGAGGATGTAGTTGTAGATGCCGAAGCCCTGATGGATGCCGACGGTGACGAAGGCTACCAGCATGTTGGTTGCGACCAGAAACGCGGCGAGACGGGTGAGAAGACCCAGGATGAGGAGGATGCCGCCGACGAACTCGGTGTAGGCCGAGACGTATCCGAGCCAGTAGGGCAGGCCGAGGGTGGTGACGTAGTGGGCGTAGTGGTGCAGGGCGCTGAGCGGCAGGACCTTGTGGTAGCCGTGGATCGCCATGGAGATGCCGAGGATGAGGCGCATGAGAAGCGCGCCGGTGGGTTGGAGGCTATTGAGCCATTTCGTCATAGAGATCCCTTTTGGAAAAGGGTACCTCGGGGAGTTGTGAAGATGAGTCGGATCTTAGTGGGTGGGTGCCGGGGGAGGTACGAGTTGCTGGGTTGGCGCGGGCGAGAGATCGTGGGCTACGTACTGATCTAAAAATCGGGTGATGCTTTGAGCGTAGAGACGGTCGGGTGAGGGGAGTTCTGGTTTGGGAAGTTCTGGGGAAGGGAGTTCTACGGTGAGTTTGGGATCGGCGGCGGTGCGAAAGCTTTGGTCGGGTGAGTTGCTGCGGGAGAGGAGGAGCTTGGGGGTTTTGAGGGTGGAGAGTGGTGCGGCGAGGGGGAACTGCTCGTGAAATAGGAGGCGGACGGGGAGGAGACGGGCGCGGGGGTCGCGCTGGGCTATGGGGAGGAGGTCGGCGTGGGGGGCGTCGAGGATGAGGGCGGGGATTGTGGTGTGGTTTGCTGCGAGTTGGGCGGCGAGGGACGCTCCTACGCCGGTTCCGTAGGGGATGATTTGTTGGGCGGGGATGGCTCGGGAGTTGGTGAGGTACTGCCAGGCGGAATCGGCGTCGTGGGCCATGTTTTGTTGATTGGGGCGCGTGGTTGCGCTCTGGCCGTAGCCGCGGTAGTCGAAGGCGAAGACGTTGAGGCCGACGTTGTGGAGGGCTGCGAGAGTGGCGATGGAGTCAGCCAGAGAGCCGTCGGCGCCGGGAAGGAAGAAGATGGTGGCGTGGGCGTAGCGGGCGTTGGGGGAGGAGGGAATCCACCAGCCGGTGAGCCGCGGGGTGGCGGACTCGTCGGGGCCGAAGCGGATGAGCTCGTAGGGGATGCCTGCGATGGAGGTTGGAGCGGCAGACGTGCGGGTTGGGTGGAGGACGAACTGCCACTGGCCTTGATAGAAGAGGAGGCAGAGGGTGAGATAGCCGCAGACGAGGGCCGCGATGATGGTTAGGGCGATGGCCTTGACGAGCCAGAGAGGGCTTACGACTTCAGGCTGGGCGTTGGTTGGCGGGGTGCGCTTGCTGGGCTTCGGCGTGGGGCGGGGCATGAGTCAGGCTTCTGTATCGACTTTAGCATTCGGGGTGAGGGGGCTGAGTCGATTTGGCGAGAGCTAGGCTCTAACATGGAGATGGCGGAGGATTTCGAGTGGCGCAGTGGGTGAGGTTGTGTGGGGTGGCGGAGGCTCCGCCGGTGGGACGGGTGATGGAGGCCGAGGTAGAGGGCGTCGCGATTTGCCTGGCGAATGTGAATGGGGAGCTGTCGGCGCTGGATAATGTGTGTCCGCATCGGCAGGGGCCGCTGGGACAGGGTTGGATTGAGGGGGAAGCGGTGGTGTGCCCGTGGCACTCGTGGGCTTTCAACGTGAAGACTGGGCTGGCGGAGTATCCGGCCGATGAGAGGGTGGAGGTGTTTCCGTTGCGTGTGGAAGGCGAGGATGTTCTGGTGGATATTGAGTAGCGATCCGTTTGGGGAATCAAGGTCGGAACGTCACGGATATTTTGGAGATATATGTTTCTAACCCACAAGACGGCAGGCTAAGCTGCATCTACTGACAGACCATTCGAAGGAGTGGCTGGTTGAGAGGGAGTTCTGCCATGAAGTTGCGTTCGTTGTTTCTCGCTGTCGTTGCGTTCGTTGTTCTTGCGGGCGCTGTAGTGCCTGCCAACGCGTCTACCCGACATCATCGTCGTCATCACCATCACCATCATCACAGCTAGAGTTTGAACAGAATGTGAATAGGCTCGGCCATTGTGCCGAGTCTTTTTGCGTGCCAGGGGATTTGCCTGCGATCGGCGTTTTGCATCGTCAATGCTGATAGAATCTATTAAATCCACTCCAGACAGGAGAGGCAATGCAGGCAATACTGGCGCTGGAAGATGGGCGCGTTTTTCGGGGTAAGAGTTTTGGCGCGCGGGCGGAATGCTCGGGCGAGGTGGTCTTCAATACATCACTGACCGGCTATCAGGAGATCTTTACCGATCCCTCCTATGCGGGTCAGATCGTGGTTTTGACAAATCCACATATTGGGAACTATGGGACGACGCCGAGCGATGCGGAGTCGAAGAAGCCGTTTATCGAGGGTTTGGTGACGCGGGAGTTTTCGCCGATGAGCTCGAACTGGCGTTCGACGCAGGTGGCGGATGAGTATCTTGAGCGCTATGGCGTGCCGGTGATCGGCGAGATTGATACGCGTGCGGTGGTGCGGCATCTGCGGGCGAATGGTGTGATGCGCGGGGTGATTGCGTCGGGGGAGAATCTTGATGTCGATGCGCTAGTGGCAAAGGCGCGATCGATACGCAAGATGGATGGGACGGACCTGGCGAGCGTCGTGAGCACGAAGGTTGCGTATGAGTGGGATGCGAACGAGCCGAAGAATCAGACGGGCGATACGCTGCTGACTGCGGCGCTCGGTGAAGACGTGAAGCAGATGCATGTGGTCGCGTATGACTTCGGGATCAAGGAAAATATTCTGCGGATGCTGACGCGGGAGAACTGCCGGGTGACGGTGGTTCCGGCGAAGACCTCGGCTGCGGATGTGCTGGCGATGGAGCCGGATGGAGTGTTCTTCTCGAATGGACCCGGGGATCCCGAGCCGCTTGAGTACGCCGTTGAGAATGTGAGGGAGCTGCAGGGGAAGAAGCCGATCTTCGGGATTTGCCTGGGACATCAGATCTTTGGGCTGGCGCTGGGTGGCAAGACTTATAAGCTGAAATTTGGACACCATGGCGGGAACCACCCGATCATGAATCATCAGACGGGCAAGGTGGAGATTACCGCGCAGAATCATAACTTCAATGTTGATCCTGATTCGCTGCCGGACGACGTTGAGAAGACGCATACGAATTTGAACGATCAGACGCTGGCTGGGTTGAGGCACAAGACGGCCCCGATGTTCAGTGTGCAGTATCACCCGGAGGCTAGTCCGGGGCCGCATGACTCGCATTATCTATTCAAGGATTTTCGGAAGATGATGGAAGAGTGGAAGAAGTAGGTTTTTGAAAGGGCGCGGCTTTAGCCGCGCCGATTGATGCGAGAGAAACGGGGGCTTTAGCCCCTGAGGGAATGCATGATACCGAAGCGGGAGGTAGCTACCAGGAATGGACAAACCTACTTCGTCACTTCTAACACGGCTGGACGGAAGCCGTTCTTCAGACATGAACGATGGGCACGGCTTTTCATTCAGATGTTGTATGAATATGGGCCAGCAAGATTTTTGATCCACGGCTTTGTGGTGATGCCCGATCACTTTCATCTTTTGATTACTCCGCAAGAGAGTTTAGAGCTTGCGGTGCAATGCATCAAAGGCGGATTTTCGTTTAGGGCGAAGAAGGAATTCGATTGGTCCGGAGATGTTTGGGTTGCAGGTTTCTCTGACCATCGGATTCGGGACTATGAGGATTTTGAAGTGCATCAACGGTATATCGCGAAGAATCCGGTTGAGGCTCGGTTGGCGGAACGGGCAGGGGACCATGCGTATTGTTCCGCGAATGGACAGTTCGAATTGGATGCATTCCCTCAGGGGCTAAAGCCCCCACTCGCGGTGATGGCAGACGGCGCGGCTAAAGCCGCTCCCTTTCAAGACAAGAGCGGTGACCAAGGGAATGAAACGTAGCGGATGGTGCAGCCATTCAACGCATGAGTAGCAACGAAGCGCAAAGACGAAAAGGGTAAAGATGCCACGCAGGAATGACATCGCGAAGATTCTGGTGATCGGCTCGGGGCCGATTGTGATTGGTCAGTCGGCGGAGTTTGATTACTCCGGGACGCAGGCTTGTAAGGCGCTGAAGGCCGAGGGGTATGAGGTGGTGCTGGTGAACTCGAACCCGGCGTCGATCATGACCGATCCTGAGGTTGCGGATAGAACATACATTGAGCCGTTGACTGCTGCTTATCTTGAGGAGATTCTTCGCGTCGAAAAGGAGATGCTTGATCCGGATGGGTTGGGCACGAAGGGTAAGTTCGCGGTGCTGCCTACTGTGGGCGGACAGACGGCGCTGAATCTTGCGGTGGATCTGGCGGATTCGGGTGTGCTGGATAAGCTGGGGATTGAGCTGATCGGCGCGAAGCTGGAGGCGATCAAGAAGGCCGAGGACCGGCTGCTGTTCAAAGACGCGATGACGAAGATCGGGCTGGATATGCCGCGGTCTGCGTTGATCAATAATCTTCGCGATGGGTTGGAGTTTGCAGCGAAGATCGGATTTCCGGTGGTGATTCGGCCTTCGTTTACACTGGGCGGTTCGGGTGGTGGGATCGCTTACAACCGCGAGGAGTTGATGGAGATTCTTTCGCGTGGGCTGGACCTATCGCCCGTGCATGAGTGTCTGCTCGAAGAGAGTGTGCTGGGTTGGAAGGAGTATGAGCTCGAGGTGGTACGGGACCTGAAGGATAACGTCATCATCATCTGCTCGATTGAAAACTTCGACCCGATGGGCGTGCATACGGGCGATTCGATTACGGTGGCCCCGGCGCAGACATTGACCGATCGCGAGTACCAGGCGATGCGGGATGCGGCGATTCGTGTGATTCGCGAGATCGGCGTGGAGACGGGCGGGAGCAATGTGCAGTTCGCGGTGAATCCGCTGAACGGGCGCATGACGGTGATTGAGATGAATCCGCGGGTGTCGCGTTCGTCGGCACTGGCGAGTAAGGCTACGGGCTTTCCGATTGCGAAGA
The Edaphobacter lichenicola genome window above contains:
- a CDS encoding DoxX family protein, yielding MTKWLNSLQPTGALLMRLILGISMAIHGYHKVLPLSALHHYAHYVTTLGLPYWLGYVSAYTEFVGGILLILGLLTRLAAFLVATNMLVAFVTVGIHQGFGIYNYILALAALAIMLIFYGAGAMALDRKIGFA
- a CDS encoding alpha/beta hydrolase, giving the protein MPRPTPKPSKRTPPTNAQPEVVSPLWLVKAIALTIIAALVCGYLTLCLLFYQGQWQFVLHPTRTSAAPTSIAGIPYELIRFGPDESATPRLTGWWIPSSPNARYAHATIFFLPGADGSLADSIATLAALHNVGLNVFAFDYRGYGQSATTRPNQQNMAHDADSAWQYLTNSRAIPAQQIIPYGTGVGASLAAQLAANHTTIPALILDAPHADLLPIAQRDPRARLLPVRLLFHEQFPLAAPLSTLKTPKLLLSRSNSPDQSFRTAADPKLTVELPSPELPKPELPSPDRLYAQSITRFLDQYVAHDLSPAPTQQLVPPPAPTH
- a CDS encoding Rieske (2Fe-2S) protein, with protein sequence MAQWVRLCGVAEAPPVGRVMEAEVEGVAICLANVNGELSALDNVCPHRQGPLGQGWIEGEAVVCPWHSWAFNVKTGLAEYPADERVEVFPLRVEGEDVLVDIE
- the carA gene encoding glutamine-hydrolyzing carbamoyl-phosphate synthase small subunit, giving the protein MQAILALEDGRVFRGKSFGARAECSGEVVFNTSLTGYQEIFTDPSYAGQIVVLTNPHIGNYGTTPSDAESKKPFIEGLVTREFSPMSSNWRSTQVADEYLERYGVPVIGEIDTRAVVRHLRANGVMRGVIASGENLDVDALVAKARSIRKMDGTDLASVVSTKVAYEWDANEPKNQTGDTLLTAALGEDVKQMHVVAYDFGIKENILRMLTRENCRVTVVPAKTSAADVLAMEPDGVFFSNGPGDPEPLEYAVENVRELQGKKPIFGICLGHQIFGLALGGKTYKLKFGHHGGNHPIMNHQTGKVEITAQNHNFNVDPDSLPDDVEKTHTNLNDQTLAGLRHKTAPMFSVQYHPEASPGPHDSHYLFKDFRKMMEEWKK
- a CDS encoding REP-associated tyrosine transposase; amino-acid sequence: MIPKREVATRNGQTYFVTSNTAGRKPFFRHERWARLFIQMLYEYGPARFLIHGFVVMPDHFHLLITPQESLELAVQCIKGGFSFRAKKEFDWSGDVWVAGFSDHRIRDYEDFEVHQRYIAKNPVEARLAERAGDHAYCSANGQFELDAFPQGLKPPLAVMADGAAKAAPFQDKSGDQGNET